A stretch of the Candidatus Paceibacterota bacterium genome encodes the following:
- a CDS encoding ZIP family metal transporter, giving the protein MLPIYLAIATAIATTIGGLFALHMRDRLHLILGFAAGAVIGVAFFDLIPESFDLAGAAYTTEHIALYIAIGFLTYLIIDRTISLHSHEAEEGHTHSHGRGHFGAGSLSVHSMLDGLGIGLALKVSPAVGAVVALAVLAHDFSDGINTVSMVIKNGGTRKKALRWLAVDALTPSLGIFIAYFVTVPESALGLLLALFSGFFLYIGASDLIPESHHNHPKMLTTIMTVLGAATLYAIIHIAAF; this is encoded by the coding sequence ATGCTTCCAATTTACCTTGCTATCGCTACAGCAATAGCCACCACAATAGGAGGACTCTTCGCGCTCCATATGCGCGATCGCCTCCACCTCATCTTAGGCTTCGCAGCTGGAGCAGTTATCGGTGTTGCATTCTTTGATCTTATTCCTGAATCATTTGACCTCGCAGGTGCTGCGTATACCACAGAGCACATTGCGCTCTACATTGCAATCGGATTTCTGACGTACCTCATCATCGATCGAACAATCAGCCTACATTCACACGAAGCAGAAGAGGGTCATACCCACAGTCATGGACGGGGTCACTTCGGGGCAGGCAGCCTATCGGTGCACAGCATGCTCGACGGACTCGGCATCGGACTTGCGCTCAAAGTCTCACCTGCGGTCGGTGCAGTAGTCGCACTCGCCGTTCTTGCACATGATTTCTCTGATGGTATCAACACTGTCTCCATGGTGATCAAAAATGGTGGTACGCGCAAGAAAGCGCTACGCTGGCTTGCCGTAGATGCATTGACTCCATCACTTGGAATTTTCATTGCCTACTTCGTTACGGTCCCCGAAAGTGCGCTTGGGCTTTTACTCGCACTTTTCTCGGGATTCTTCCTCTATATCGGTGCATCGGATCTGATTCCAGAATCACATCACAACCACCCAAAGATGCTGACCACTATCATGACTGTACTTGGCGCAGCAACACTCTACGCAATCATACATATAGCTGCATTCTAA